In Cicer arietinum cultivar CDC Frontier isolate Library 1 chromosome 1, Cicar.CDCFrontier_v2.0, whole genome shotgun sequence, one DNA window encodes the following:
- the LOC101495497 gene encoding putative F-box protein At3g22650 encodes MRNPSTEEIKFIPPSLIEFIPYHNVRPIIYGFGHDNVMDDYKVIRHVVFDELTYMDCEDLDLDSNDVPWDDISYEPLSAIYSLRSNSWRKIKIDVSLKYPYPIVQFYNDGMCNWWYASDMYLPETCLMSFDMSNEVLFKTLVPLDKDYNIDLNWV; translated from the coding sequence ATGCGGAACCCATCTACCGAAGAAATCAAGTTCATTCCTCCTAGTCTTATTGAGTTTATACCTTACCACAATGTTAGGCCTATTATTTATGGATTTGGTCACGACAATGTTATGGATGACTATAAAGTAATTCGACATGTAGTATTTGATGAGCTAACTTACATGGATTGTGAAGATCTTGATTTGGACTCTAACGATGTACCTTGGGACGATATATCCTATGAACCATTGTCCGCGATATATAGCCTCAGAAGCAACTCTTGGAGGAAAATCAAAATTGACGTTTCTTTGAAGTATCCTTATCCGATTGTCCAATTCTACAATGATGGAATGTGTAATTGGTGGTATGCAAGTGATATGTACCTTCCAGAGACATGTTTGATGTCATTTGACATGAGTAACGAAGTGCTTTTTAAAACACTCGTCCCCTTAGACAAAGATTATAATATTGATCTTAATTGGGTATAG